From the Paenibacillus sp. MMS20-IR301 genome, the window AATAGATCAGAAACACAATAAGCGGAGTGACAATCAGGAATAAACCCGCCAGCATTTTCACGCGGATGGACTGCCAGGTTAAATAAGGATTGTGCCGGATACGGAGTGTACGGAGCATTGTGATCTTCCTCTCTATGCTGAGAATAGGATGTCTATTCTGACAGAACGATAATACCTCAATAAGCCTGTGATGAATATAAGTATATTTGGTATAAATAAGATTTCTGCCGGGATTAAGGTATAATGAAAGCGCATGCTTACATAAGGAGAGGAAGGTTACGGGATGGACAAGAACATTATTGAGCGTGATTTCAGCTGCACCAGAGACAGCTTAACGATTCGCGGAACAGCATTTATACCGGAGGGTACTGAGCTTCCAGCCATTATAGTCAGCCACGGCTTCGGCGGTAATTCGCGTGATCTATTTGACTATTGCCGGGTCTTGGCAGCCTGGGGCTATGCAGCCTATTGTTATGATTTCTGCGGCGGAAGTGCCCCCGGGGAAGGCCGAAGCGACGGAGCAGCCACTGGTATGACAGTGCTGACAGAATGCGGAGACCTGAAGGCCGTTATGGAATACGTTAAAAGCCAACCGTATGCTGATGCAGGCAAAATAACGCTTTTGGGCTTCAGCCAGGGAGGATTCGTATCAGCGCTGTCCGCAGCAAAACACCCGGATGAAGTCGAAGCGCTGATTCTCATCTACCCCGCGCTCTGCATACCGGATGACGCCCGCAAAGGGGCTTTGGGAGGCTCTTCCTATGATGTCGGCAATGTGCCGGATATCATAGATTGCGGGATAATGAAGCTGGGCAAAAGGTTCCATGAGACGGTTGCAGACATGGACCCCTATGAAGAGATCACTCCCTACAAAGGCCCTGTGCTGCTGATGCACGGCACGGAGGATCAGGTCGTTGACTACAAGTATGCCGTTAAGGCCTGTGATTCTTACCTGCCTGGCCAATGTCAGCTTCAGCTGATTCAAGAGGCGGGACATTCCTTTACTGAACAACAAAGTGTCAGCGCTCTGGTATCCATACAGCAGTTTTTGCTTGGCAAAAAAGAAATATTAACTATTCGTGTCCAAATTACGGGCGTAGAGATCCGCAAGGAAGAAGGTTCGT encodes:
- a CDS encoding alpha/beta fold hydrolase, coding for MDKNIIERDFSCTRDSLTIRGTAFIPEGTELPAIIVSHGFGGNSRDLFDYCRVLAAWGYAAYCYDFCGGSAPGEGRSDGAATGMTVLTECGDLKAVMEYVKSQPYADAGKITLLGFSQGGFVSALSAAKHPDEVEALILIYPALCIPDDARKGALGGSSYDVGNVPDIIDCGIMKLGKRFHETVADMDPYEEITPYKGPVLLMHGTEDQVVDYKYAVKACDSYLPGQCQLQLIQEAGHSFTEQQSVSALVSIQQFLLGKKEILTIRVQITGVEIRKEEGSYRQSAVLFTGNSSSSFFTGHIMPGAVDVQEHVDDLLVSIRAAYTLEGTDYTGKQCRIHIVNQSVDGEWKPAIDTDSRALAFLNQEDLTAGLEGYTDGLTVRIYSAVPENNPPL